In Microcoleus sp. bin38.metabat.b11b12b14.051, a single genomic region encodes these proteins:
- a CDS encoding ATP-binding protein translates to MQLKHHNQASQALPTSGDHNIKESQPPQPNYFTQIARYFRNLSISDKICGGYALALCVAIGGTTVGMVAGNHYYRRTNNQIHIDGESRLLNNLQVALMRTKNTQERLNYWVDKPEIFDVKNKQLKNQLEVLKSSLFKVTNLSESQNIEGLPYLLTSYEPLVINYIQRLETLSQKLNKLPNKPGNKIVKRKLLSNFDRQRIGLKLDKAVNDLAEIVDRAALQEDAARESLLRAQALRLQIIIGSMALSIVVAALLASYTSRAIAKPIGAVTKIAQRVSQESNFQLQVPVTSTDEVGVLGASLNQLIQKVNHLLEEVKFKQENQILQNEKMATLGRMLAGVAHEINNPINFIYANIDPAKNYVEDILELLKTYEAEIPNPPAAVSAKAEQIDIDFLKEDLMKIFDSMEVGAERAKAIILSLKDFSRLDEAAPQAVDLHACIDSSLLILNSRIKNGVEVVRNYGNIPTVEGYMGLLYQVFVNVINNALDAVEEKAKIEKINSEEMRKQSGSESVKQEAPSFLPKIVIATEYLDDDSVVVRISDNGTGIPAASQAKMFETFFTTKPRGVGTGLGLAIGREIIVKKHGGTINCWSEVGTGTEFAIALPIEH, encoded by the coding sequence ATGCAGCTCAAACATCACAACCAAGCTTCACAAGCACTTCCTACCTCTGGCGACCATAACATCAAAGAGAGCCAGCCACCACAGCCAAATTATTTCACTCAAATAGCCCGTTACTTCCGCAACCTCAGTATTAGCGATAAAATCTGCGGCGGCTACGCACTGGCTCTTTGTGTAGCAATTGGGGGAACCACAGTCGGAATGGTGGCTGGAAATCATTACTATCGCCGAACTAACAATCAAATACACATCGATGGAGAAAGTCGGCTTTTAAATAATTTGCAAGTGGCTTTAATGCGGACAAAGAATACCCAAGAACGGCTGAATTACTGGGTAGACAAACCAGAAATATTTGACGTAAAAAACAAACAATTGAAAAACCAATTAGAGGTGTTAAAATCCTCTTTATTCAAAGTTACAAATCTGAGCGAAAGCCAAAATATAGAAGGGTTGCCATATTTGTTAACCAGTTACGAGCCGCTAGTCATTAATTACATTCAACGTCTAGAAACCCTCAGCCAAAAACTTAATAAGTTACCTAATAAACCAGGTAATAAAATAGTTAAGCGCAAGCTGCTGTCGAACTTTGACCGACAGCGAATTGGGTTGAAACTAGATAAGGCGGTCAATGATTTAGCAGAAATTGTCGATCGCGCCGCATTGCAAGAAGATGCAGCGCGGGAGTCCCTGCTGCGAGCGCAGGCGCTGCGCCTACAAATCATTATTGGTAGCATGGCACTGTCGATCGTAGTTGCAGCACTGCTGGCGAGCTACACCAGTCGGGCGATCGCCAAACCCATCGGCGCCGTAACTAAAATCGCTCAGCGAGTGAGCCAAGAATCTAATTTTCAGTTGCAAGTACCAGTTACCAGTACCGATGAAGTGGGAGTCTTAGGAGCTTCGTTGAACCAACTGATTCAGAAAGTAAATCACTTGCTAGAAGAAGTGAAATTCAAACAAGAAAATCAGATCCTTCAAAATGAAAAAATGGCTACTTTGGGGCGGATGTTAGCCGGGGTAGCTCACGAAATTAACAACCCAATCAATTTTATCTATGCCAACATAGACCCCGCGAAAAATTACGTTGAGGATATTTTAGAACTGCTCAAAACTTATGAAGCAGAAATCCCCAACCCGCCGGCCGCAGTCAGCGCCAAAGCCGAACAAATAGACATTGACTTTCTCAAAGAAGATTTGATGAAAATATTTGACTCGATGGAAGTGGGCGCTGAAAGAGCCAAAGCTATTATCTTAAGTTTGAAAGACTTTTCTCGCCTAGACGAGGCGGCGCCTCAGGCGGTGGATTTGCACGCCTGCATAGACAGCAGTTTGCTGATTCTCAACAGCCGGATCAAAAACGGGGTTGAAGTGGTGCGTAATTACGGGAACATTCCGACTGTGGAAGGCTACATGGGTTTGCTTTACCAAGTGTTTGTCAACGTGATTAACAATGCACTAGATGCTGTAGAAGAAAAAGCAAAAATTGAGAAAATTAACTCTGAGGAAATGAGAAAACAATCGGGTTCTGAGTCAGTGAAACAGGAAGCGCCGAGTTTTTTGCCGAAGATTGTGATTGCTACAGAATACTTGGATGACGACTCAGTGGTGGTGCGAATTTCTGATAACGGTACGGGAATACCCGCCGCAAGTCAAGCAAAAATGTTTGAAACATTCTTTACTACTAAACCCAGAGGTGTAGGTACGGGTTTGGGGTTGGCCATCGGTCGCGAAATTATCGTTAAGAAACACGGCGGAACTATTAACTGTTGGTCGGAGGTGGGAACGGGGACGGAATTTGCGATCGCCCTGCCGATCGAGCATTAG
- a CDS encoding DUF937 domain-containing protein produces the protein MGLFDQILSAIDNPNQQASPNQLGNILGAVEQLSGNQGVDAATTQLAMSVLGGHVRSALQDVRSQSGDAQAQEVVNQFSGTSPNLQAVQSLFGAGQLTQIVADIAQRTGLNNATIQAMIPVLVPIVLNLLQSGGNAQNPAQGANPVLNAFLDGDGDGDVDITDAMSMASRFLNQR, from the coding sequence ATGGGACTATTTGACCAAATTTTGAGCGCGATCGACAATCCCAACCAACAAGCAAGTCCCAATCAGTTGGGCAACATTCTCGGTGCGGTAGAGCAGTTGAGCGGCAACCAGGGCGTCGATGCAGCCACGACTCAGCTAGCAATGTCGGTTTTGGGCGGACACGTGCGATCGGCATTACAAGACGTGCGATCGCAATCTGGAGACGCACAAGCCCAAGAAGTTGTCAACCAATTTAGCGGCACAAGTCCCAATCTGCAAGCTGTTCAGAGTTTGTTTGGGGCCGGCCAACTGACCCAGATAGTAGCCGATATCGCCCAAAGAACCGGCTTGAATAACGCTACAATCCAAGCGATGATACCTGTGTTAGTGCCGATCGTCCTCAACCTGCTGCAATCCGGCGGCAACGCCCAAAATCCAGCCCAGGGCGCAAATCCCGTTTTGAATGCGTTTTTAGATGGAGATGGAGACGGCGACGTAGACATTACTGACGCCATGTCGATGGCCAGCCGCTTTTTGAATCAGCGCTAA
- a CDS encoding YcjF family protein, translated as MPLPRLLTLIAAFCLTLGLIIGLVSSLTGLYSQVAWSASPLLANLLILLIIVLLGTLIFALFYYFRLLQRPGKVKGKRAINPKVPVVKSEAASENLKAIRQQVDRIQDEVARQALLLRAREIEASMARGSIRIVVFGTGSAGKTSAVNALVGRMAGQVGAPMGTTEVGETYTLSLKGIDRELAITDTPGILEAGVAGTYREELARQLAARADLILFVLDGDLRKSEYEPLRNLAQIGKRSIVVFNKVDLYPDSDRDEILDRLRQRVKGLVSAMDVVAISANPQKFVLESGTIFQPDPDMMPLIRRIAAILRAEGEDLIADNILLQSQHLGDQARKLIDAQRRRAADKVVERFQWIGAGVIAVTPLPVVDLLATAAVNAQMVIEIAKIYGCELNIDRAKELALSLAKTLASLGIVEGVIQVVSRALQLSVAGFVLGKAIQAVSAAYLTRIAGKSFIEYFRHDQDWGDGGIAEVVQRQFQLNRKDEFVKAFVKDAIARVVEPLNIYQQEASDAELEMPEELQPEPLYQQPDDDWETHSNKHKQEW; from the coding sequence ATGCCTCTGCCGCGCCTGCTAACCTTAATTGCTGCTTTCTGCCTCACCCTGGGGCTGATTATTGGGCTGGTGAGTTCCTTAACAGGGCTTTACAGTCAAGTTGCGTGGTCTGCTTCTCCGCTGCTGGCTAATTTGCTAATTTTGCTGATAATTGTACTTTTGGGAACCCTAATTTTTGCGCTTTTTTACTATTTTAGGCTGCTGCAACGGCCAGGAAAAGTTAAAGGCAAACGGGCAATTAATCCCAAGGTTCCTGTTGTCAAAAGTGAAGCTGCTTCGGAAAATCTCAAAGCAATCAGACAGCAAGTCGATCGCATTCAAGACGAAGTAGCGCGGCAAGCTTTGCTGTTGAGAGCGCGCGAAATTGAAGCTAGCATGGCCCGCGGCAGCATTAGAATAGTCGTTTTCGGCACCGGTTCTGCGGGCAAAACTTCGGCTGTGAATGCGCTGGTGGGACGGATGGCGGGACAGGTGGGCGCGCCGATGGGAACTACCGAAGTTGGAGAAACTTACACTCTTTCATTGAAAGGAATCGATCGAGAATTAGCAATTACTGATACCCCAGGCATCTTGGAAGCGGGAGTGGCGGGGACTTACAGAGAGGAATTGGCGCGGCAGTTGGCTGCTCGTGCTGATTTGATCTTATTTGTGTTGGACGGCGATTTGCGAAAATCTGAGTACGAACCGCTGCGGAATTTAGCCCAAATCGGCAAAAGGTCGATCGTAGTGTTTAATAAAGTTGACCTTTATCCCGACAGCGACAGAGACGAGATTCTCGATCGACTGCGACAGCGAGTCAAAGGTTTAGTCTCAGCAATGGACGTAGTTGCAATTAGCGCCAACCCGCAAAAATTTGTACTAGAAAGCGGCACAATATTTCAGCCAGACCCGGATATGATGCCATTAATTCGGCGCATCGCAGCGATTTTGCGCGCCGAAGGAGAAGACTTGATTGCTGATAATATTTTGCTGCAATCTCAGCATTTGGGAGACCAAGCGCGCAAATTAATTGACGCTCAAAGACGGCGCGCCGCTGATAAAGTAGTAGAGCGCTTTCAGTGGATCGGAGCCGGAGTAATTGCCGTGACGCCTTTGCCTGTTGTGGATTTACTGGCGACAGCAGCAGTTAACGCTCAAATGGTAATAGAAATTGCCAAGATTTACGGCTGCGAATTAAATATCGATCGCGCTAAAGAATTGGCACTATCTCTCGCCAAAACTCTAGCAAGTTTGGGAATAGTTGAAGGCGTAATTCAAGTAGTGTCAAGAGCGTTGCAGTTAAGCGTTGCCGGATTTGTCCTCGGCAAAGCAATTCAAGCAGTCAGCGCCGCTTATTTAACCAGAATTGCGGGCAAAAGTTTTATTGAATATTTCCGCCACGATCAAGACTGGGGCGACGGCGGTATTGCCGAAGTCGTGCAAAGGCAGTTTCAGTTAAATCGGAAAGACGAGTTTGTCAAAGCTTTTGTCAAAGATGCGATCGCCCGCGTTGTCGAACCTCTCAACATCTACCAGCAAGAAGCATCGGATGCAGAATTAGAAATGCCAGAAGAATTGCAACCAGAACCCTTATATCAGCAACCAGACGACGATTGGGAAACTCACAGCAACAAGCACAAACAGGAATGGTAA